In Paraburkholderia terrae, a genomic segment contains:
- a CDS encoding c-type cytochrome, protein MKGRVVLSLAGALLALSALPVVMTNSWGQSADAPPVQKVAYKVVDGNKVDSDTLMGWKTWRALACERCHGAKQEGLVGPSLIDAFKTLDKNEFHRTVFGGRVDKGMPDFSSSQMMQKNWENLFAYLKGRSDGSIKPGDLQAIDAK, encoded by the coding sequence ATGAAAGGCCGTGTTGTGCTGTCGCTTGCAGGTGCGTTACTGGCGTTGAGCGCTTTACCTGTTGTCATGACCAATAGCTGGGGACAATCTGCGGATGCACCCCCGGTTCAGAAGGTCGCTTACAAAGTGGTCGACGGTAACAAGGTCGACAGTGATACGCTGATGGGATGGAAAACCTGGCGCGCGCTCGCCTGCGAACGCTGCCACGGCGCGAAGCAGGAAGGCCTCGTCGGTCCTTCGCTGATCGATGCATTCAAGACGCTCGACAAGAACGAGTTTCATCGCACGGTGTTCGGCGGACGTGTCGACAAGGGCATGCCCGATTTCAGTTCGAGCCAGATGATGCAGAAGAACTGGGAGAACCTCTTCGCCTACCTGAAAGGCCGCTCCGACGGCTCGATCAAGCCGGGCGATCTGCAGGCGATCGATGCGAAGTGA
- a CDS encoding substrate-binding domain-containing protein, which produces MTDRRSSAVHVVCAMLALCWACVGAPSAYAQGAPAPNLPNNDGADNVLRVCADPNNMPLSNDKGEGFENKIAAAMAKDFGYKLEYTYFPQRMGFVRHTLRDKVDNSDQFKCDLIIGVPHGYDMTSTTRPWLHSTYAMVFIKRPEFANINTPTDLLKLPPDQLKKLKLGIFSQTPAVDWLLNNNLIDQAVSYRAQSGDPNAFPGEMIQHDLAQGNVDVVFVWGPIAGYFAKQASDRVKLVPFPPQPGIRFDYEISMGVRYGEKAWHDKVDQWIATHQDTIDKILVSYEVPLLPLASAPVASDAPK; this is translated from the coding sequence ATGACCGATCGCAGAAGTTCCGCCGTCCATGTTGTCTGTGCGATGCTGGCGCTGTGCTGGGCCTGCGTCGGAGCGCCATCCGCTTATGCGCAAGGCGCACCCGCGCCAAATCTGCCAAACAACGACGGCGCGGACAACGTTCTGCGCGTGTGCGCCGATCCGAACAACATGCCACTGTCGAACGACAAGGGCGAGGGCTTCGAGAACAAGATCGCGGCCGCGATGGCCAAAGATTTCGGCTACAAGCTCGAATACACATACTTCCCGCAGCGCATGGGCTTCGTGCGCCACACGTTGCGCGACAAGGTGGACAACAGCGATCAGTTCAAATGCGATTTGATCATCGGCGTGCCGCATGGTTACGACATGACGTCGACGACGCGGCCGTGGCTGCATTCCACCTACGCGATGGTGTTCATCAAGCGCCCCGAGTTCGCGAACATCAATACGCCTACCGATCTGTTGAAGTTGCCGCCCGATCAACTGAAAAAGTTGAAGCTCGGCATTTTCTCGCAGACACCCGCTGTCGACTGGCTGCTGAATAACAACCTGATCGACCAGGCGGTGTCGTATCGCGCGCAAAGCGGCGACCCGAATGCGTTTCCGGGCGAGATGATCCAGCACGATCTGGCGCAGGGCAATGTCGACGTCGTGTTCGTCTGGGGACCGATTGCGGGCTACTTTGCGAAGCAGGCCAGCGATCGCGTGAAGCTCGTGCCGTTCCCGCCGCAGCCGGGCATCCGTTTCGATTATGAAATCTCGATGGGCGTGCGTTACGGCGAGAAGGCGTGGCACGACAAGGTCGACCAGTGGATCGCCACGCATCAGGACACGATCGACAAGATTCTCGTCAGCTATGAAGTGCCGCTCTTGCCGCTGGCGAGTGCGCCGGTTGCATCGGATGCGCCGAAATGA
- a CDS encoding beta-ribofuranosylaminobenzene 5'-phosphate synthase family protein, with the protein MRMSSERTSTLPAISAITVEAPGRLHMGFLDPNGSLGRAFGSVGVVIEGCGTRVTARPADDAQIEGTTNDAQRERIERYLALLHDAYGGPPVSVEVEQAARAHCGIGSGTQLALAVGTAYARLVGSTATTAELAQRLGRGARSGIGVLGFDHGGLLVDGGPGRMTAGVATRAALPPLLARQPFPDDWRIVLIDDTTREGLHGDDEKRGLAALPPFPQTLAAHVCHQLLMRVLPGMAQGDFDAFAAGVSEVQQSIGEYFAPVQGGVYSSPAVAAALQAVAANQTAGVGQSSWGPTGFAFVQSSRHADDALAAARAATREFPGIVCSVTRGRNCGARFYAVQQPRFGIDAQ; encoded by the coding sequence ATGCGGATGTCATCCGAACGCACGTCGACACTGCCTGCCATCTCGGCGATCACCGTTGAAGCGCCCGGCCGGCTGCACATGGGCTTCCTCGATCCCAACGGATCGCTTGGACGCGCGTTCGGCAGCGTCGGCGTCGTGATCGAAGGATGCGGGACGCGCGTCACCGCGCGGCCCGCCGACGACGCGCAGATCGAAGGCACCACCAACGACGCGCAACGCGAGCGCATCGAGCGCTATCTCGCGCTGCTGCACGACGCCTATGGCGGCCCGCCCGTTTCCGTCGAAGTGGAACAGGCGGCGCGCGCGCATTGCGGCATCGGCTCGGGCACGCAGCTCGCGCTCGCGGTCGGCACCGCGTACGCGCGGCTGGTCGGCAGCACGGCGACGACGGCGGAGCTCGCGCAACGGCTTGGACGCGGCGCGCGCTCCGGCATCGGCGTGCTCGGTTTCGACCATGGCGGATTGCTCGTCGATGGCGGGCCCGGCCGCATGACAGCGGGCGTGGCAACGCGCGCCGCCTTGCCGCCGCTGCTTGCGCGCCAGCCGTTTCCCGACGACTGGCGCATCGTGCTGATCGACGACACCACGCGCGAAGGCCTGCACGGCGACGACGAAAAGCGCGGACTCGCCGCGCTGCCGCCCTTCCCGCAGACGCTTGCCGCGCACGTCTGCCATCAACTGCTGATGCGCGTGCTGCCCGGCATGGCGCAAGGCGACTTCGACGCGTTCGCCGCCGGCGTCAGCGAGGTTCAGCAATCGATCGGCGAATACTTCGCGCCCGTGCAAGGCGGCGTCTATTCGAGCCCCGCCGTCGCGGCGGCCTTGCAGGCCGTCGCGGCGAACCAGACAGCGGGCGTCGGGCAAAGCTCGTGGGGCCCGACGGGCTTCGCGTTCGTACAAAGCTCCCGCCACGCCGACGACGCGCTCGCGGCAGCCCGCGCGGCGACGCGCGAATTCCCCGGCATCGTGTGCTCGGTAACGCGCGGCCGCAATTGCGGCGCGCGCTTCTATGCCGTCCAGCAGCCGCGCTTCGGCATCGACGCGCAATGA
- a CDS encoding 4a-hydroxytetrahydrobiopterin dehydratase codes for MAQSEQVYSDEEIQKKLEGPLQHWYLEDGWLRRKYRTESWKGTLMVVNTVGHLAEAAWHHPDLTVSYAFVVVKLKTHSAKGITDKDFTLARKIEEVIGWQPGKEGGPLEGTPADDQRFRYIKYDAPKS; via the coding sequence ATGGCACAAAGCGAACAGGTGTATTCCGACGAGGAAATCCAGAAGAAGCTCGAAGGCCCATTGCAGCACTGGTATCTCGAAGACGGCTGGCTGCGGCGCAAGTACCGCACGGAAAGCTGGAAAGGCACGCTGATGGTGGTCAACACCGTCGGCCATCTTGCCGAAGCGGCGTGGCATCACCCGGATCTGACGGTGTCGTATGCATTCGTCGTCGTGAAGCTGAAGACGCATTCCGCCAAGGGCATCACCGACAAGGACTTCACGCTCGCGCGCAAGATCGAAGAGGTGATCGGCTGGCAGCCGGGCAAGGAAGGCGGCCCGCTCGAAGGCACGCCCGCCGACGATCAGCGCTTCCGCTATATCAAGTACGACGCGCCGAAGAGCTGA
- a CDS encoding methanol/ethanol family PQQ-dependent dehydrogenase produces MNVRTLVLGLAVLVATALNSFLAYADPQLDSLIKNPSNWAAQAGDYSNHRYSPLKQINETNVGKLQVAWTMSTGVLRGHEGSPLVIGDTMYIHSPFPNKVIAINLKDQTFIWQYEPKQDASVISVMCCDTVNRGLAYGDGKIFLQQADTKLVALNAKTGEVVWSAQNGDPKAGETNTNAPHVFGDKVLTGISGGEFGVRGRLIAYDIKTGKEAWKAYSTGPDNEMLLDPQQTMTWVDGKMQPVGADSSIKSWKGDQWKLGGGTTWGWYAWDPKLNLVYYGTGNPGTWNPTQRPGDNKWSMSIFARDLNTGKAKWVYQMTPHDEWDYDGVNEMILSDISINGKKTPAIVHFDRNGFGYTLNRETGELLVAQKYDPAVNWADSVDLKSGLPIRNASYSTQKAGPDHNVKGICPAALGSKDQQPAAFDPSSNLFLVPTNHVCMDYEPFDVDYVSGQPYVGATLSMYPGPNEKGAMGNFIAWDAAKGKIVWSKPERFSVWSGALATAGGIAFYGTLEGYIKAVRIKDGKELWKFKTPSGIIGNVFTYEYQGKQFVGVYSGIGGWAGIGMAAGLQKSTEGLGAVGGYRELAKYTALGGTLFIFAIPGGNG; encoded by the coding sequence ATGAACGTACGCACCCTGGTTCTCGGACTGGCGGTGTTGGTTGCGACGGCGCTGAACTCGTTCCTGGCTTATGCCGATCCGCAGCTGGACTCGCTAATCAAGAACCCATCTAACTGGGCGGCGCAGGCAGGTGATTATTCCAATCACCGGTACAGCCCGCTCAAGCAGATCAACGAAACTAATGTCGGCAAACTGCAGGTCGCCTGGACGATGTCGACGGGCGTGCTGCGCGGTCACGAAGGTTCGCCTCTCGTGATCGGCGACACGATGTATATCCACTCGCCGTTCCCCAACAAGGTCATCGCAATCAACCTGAAGGATCAGACCTTCATCTGGCAATACGAGCCGAAGCAGGACGCCTCGGTGATCTCCGTGATGTGCTGCGATACCGTGAACCGCGGGCTCGCATACGGCGACGGCAAGATCTTCCTGCAACAGGCCGACACCAAGCTCGTCGCGCTCAACGCGAAGACGGGCGAAGTGGTCTGGAGCGCGCAGAACGGCGACCCGAAAGCGGGTGAAACCAACACCAACGCGCCGCACGTATTCGGCGACAAGGTGCTGACGGGCATCTCCGGCGGCGAGTTCGGCGTGCGCGGCCGTCTGATCGCGTACGACATCAAGACGGGCAAGGAAGCGTGGAAGGCCTATAGCACCGGGCCCGACAACGAGATGCTGCTCGATCCGCAGCAGACGATGACCTGGGTCGACGGCAAGATGCAGCCCGTCGGCGCGGATTCGTCGATCAAGAGCTGGAAGGGCGATCAGTGGAAGCTCGGCGGCGGCACCACGTGGGGGTGGTATGCGTGGGATCCAAAGCTGAACCTTGTCTACTACGGCACGGGCAATCCGGGCACGTGGAACCCGACGCAGCGTCCCGGCGACAACAAGTGGTCGATGTCGATCTTCGCGCGCGACCTGAATACGGGCAAGGCGAAGTGGGTCTATCAGATGACGCCGCACGACGAATGGGACTATGACGGCGTCAACGAAATGATCCTCTCCGACATTTCGATCAACGGCAAGAAGACGCCCGCCATCGTCCACTTCGACCGCAACGGCTTCGGCTATACGCTGAACCGCGAGACAGGCGAACTGCTGGTCGCGCAGAAGTACGACCCGGCCGTGAACTGGGCGGATAGCGTCGATCTGAAGAGCGGCCTGCCGATTCGCAACGCATCGTACTCGACGCAGAAAGCCGGCCCCGATCACAACGTGAAGGGCATCTGCCCGGCGGCGTTGGGTTCGAAGGACCAGCAACCGGCCGCGTTCGATCCATCGTCGAACCTGTTCCTCGTGCCGACCAATCACGTCTGCATGGACTACGAGCCGTTCGATGTCGACTACGTGTCCGGCCAGCCATATGTGGGCGCAACGCTGTCGATGTATCCCGGTCCGAACGAGAAGGGCGCGATGGGTAACTTCATCGCGTGGGATGCGGCGAAGGGCAAGATCGTCTGGTCCAAGCCGGAACGTTTCTCGGTGTGGTCGGGTGCGCTGGCGACGGCAGGTGGCATCGCCTTCTACGGCACGCTGGAAGGCTACATCAAGGCAGTGCGGATCAAGGACGGCAAGGAGCTGTGGAAGTTCAAGACGCCGTCGGGGATCATCGGCAACGTGTTCACGTATGAGTATCAGGGCAAGCAGTTCGTCGGCGTGTATTCGGGTATCGGCGGCTGGGCGGGCATCGGCATGGCAGCCGGCCTGCAGAAGTCGACGGAAGGCCTGGGCGCCGTGGGCGGCTACCGCGAGCTGGCGAAGTACACCGCGCTCGGCGGCACGCTGTTCATCTTCGCCATTCCCGGCGGGAACGGCTGA